The DNA region CAAAAAGGAATAGTTAAAAGACTAAGGAAGAAGTATTAACTTGCCCACTGTCTTAGCAGATTCTAAATCTCGGTGGGCACTCCCCACTTCTTCTAGAGAATAAGTCGCAACCCTTGGTGGACTAATTTGCTCAGCTTCCAAAAGCCTAATGATCTCTTCCATCGACTCTTTTAAAATGTCGACTTGGTCAAAAAGAAAAGAAAGATTAAACGTTAGTAGAGATTTATTTTGATTTGTCATATCGAGAGGATTAAATCTTGGTGTTCTTAAATAAGCGTAGATAGCTTTAAACCAATTAACTCTTCCCCCTTTTTTTGGGAGCATTGAATGAAACCCATAAGAGACGAGCTTTCCCATAGGAGCGAGAAGATCAAAGCTCTTTTTTAAAGTTGTATAGCCATTGGCATCAAAGACAGCATCAAAACCTTTTGGAGAAAAGTTTCGAGATACTTCAAACCAGTCTTCCTTGGATTTATCAATAACAGACTTAGCTCCTAGTGACTTTACATAGTCCACCTTATGAGAAGAACCGACTATGCCGAGAACTTCAATATTTTTTAAGTTCGCTAATTGCACAAGACAGCTCCCCACACCTCCTGCTGCGGAGTGAACAATGATTTTTGAATTTTCTCT from Halobacteriovorax sp. GB3 includes:
- a CDS encoding synaptic vesicle VAT-1 family membrane protein, with protein sequence MRKIQISGPGGYEKLEIVDFEIESPKDNEVQIEVRAIGVNYADVCIRWGLYESAKQFIGWPITPGFEWSGIVKEVGSSRNSFKVGDEVFGVSFFGGYTSHLNVPIHQVFKKPQNLSFEQAAAVPTVFLTAYFALFQNMILRENSKIIVHSAAGGVGSCLVQLANLKNIEVLGIVGSSHKVDYVKSLGAKSVIDKSKEDWFEVSRNFSPKGFDAVFDANGYTTLKKSFDLLAPMGKLVSYGFHSMLPKKGGRVNWFKAIYAYLRTPRFNPLDMTNQNKSLLTFNLSFLFDQVDILKESMEEIIRLLEAEQISPPRVATYSLEEVGSAHRDLESAKTVGKLILLP